DNA sequence from the Actinopolymorpha sp. NPDC004070 genome:
GCCACCTCCGCTGTGTGCGGCGCCGCGCACCGGCGGGCAGCCGCGTCCGACGTGTGACGGTGCCTCACCGGCACGTGCCAGTGCCGCACCGTGACTTCGTTGGAGGCCCACCGTAGAGGTGTCGGCGGCGCTCGGGAAGTGTTTTCCTCAAGTGCCGCTCATGAAACGGCAAACCGGCGCCGGAGGTCAGTCGAAGTCCGTCGGCAGGCTCGGGTCGCGATGGTGGGCGAGCAGGAGCGCCAACTGGTCCGCGGTGCACCGTGGGGTGGACAGCTCGGGCAGGTCGTCGAGGGCGAAGAAGCCGACGTCCGCGGTCTCGCCGTCCAGGCCCGCGCGCGGTGCCGAGTCGTCCAGCCGGTCGACGAGGAAGAACAGCTTGTACGTGTGCCAGGGACTGCCGGCGTGGCCGTTACGCAGCGAGCCGTCGTGCACCGCCGCCAGCCGGTGCGCGCGTACGCGAAGACCGGCCTCCTCGGCGAACTCGCGTTCGGCCGCGTCCGACGGAGAGTCCAGCGCGTCCGCCCAGCCGCCAGGCAGCGTCCAGAGCCGGTCGCGCGCCTCCTGCACCAGCAGCACCCGGTCGTCGGCGAAGAGCGCGCCGCGGACGTCGACCTTGGGGGTCGCGTGCCCACCCTCCGCGTTCAGCGCCGCCCGGAACTCCGCCGGGTCGGGCGTACCGATCAGCCCCATCAGGTCGGCCGACATCGACCGCAGGCGTTCGTACCGCGCGATGTCGTAGCGGTCGGAGCTGTAGGTCAGGCCGTTCTGTGCCATCGCGGCGAGCTCGACCGCCCAGCGGTGCAGGAGCCGGCCGGGTTCCTCCGCCGGGTCGGTGGGATCGGTCGGGTCGGTCGGCTCGGTCGGCTCGTCGTGGTCCCCGCTGCTGCTCATCGAGCCAGTCTCGCACCCGGGGCCGTCACCATTTGCGCACACCGGCGCGGTAGCAGATCGTCGTGTACGGCAGCAGCAGGCCGTCGGGCTGGCGGGCGGTGACGTCGAAGAGCTGTCCGACGTTGAACAGCAGGTCCTCGCGGTCTGCCGGGGACATCGTCGAGACGTACGACCTGGACGCGACCAGCCGGACCAGGCCCTGCCGGTCCAGCCGCTGCCACATCCGGAAGATGGTCCGCTTCGGCGGGGTGAACAGCCTGCTCCACTCCAGCTTCTCGATCAGCTCCTCGGCGTGCCCGGTCTGCTGGCGGTCGCTGCCCAGCAGGCGGGACAGCTGCCGCACCCAGGGGACCGACTCGTCGCGGTAGTTCCACACCAGGCCGAACATCCCGCCCGGACGCAGCACGCGGGCGATCTCCGCCAGTGAGGGTTCGGTGTCGAACCAGTGGAACGCCTGGGCGACGAGCACCGCGTCCGCACTGCTGTCGGCGAGGGGAATGCGCTCGGCGACCCCTCGGACCGCGACGGCTTCGGGAACGGCGCGGACCAGCCGGTCCAGCATCGGCTGGGCGGGCTCGACGGCGATGACGTCGTGGCCCGCGGCGACCAGGGACCTGGTGAACTTGCCGGTGCCGGCGGCGAG
Encoded proteins:
- a CDS encoding NUDIX hydrolase N-terminal domain-containing protein, translated to MSSSGDHDEPTEPTDPTDPTDPAEEPGRLLHRWAVELAAMAQNGLTYSSDRYDIARYERLRSMSADLMGLIGTPDPAEFRAALNAEGGHATPKVDVRGALFADDRVLLVQEARDRLWTLPGGWADALDSPSDAAEREFAEEAGLRVRAHRLAAVHDGSLRNGHAGSPWHTYKLFFLVDRLDDSAPRAGLDGETADVGFFALDDLPELSTPRCTADQLALLLAHHRDPSLPTDFD
- a CDS encoding class I SAM-dependent methyltransferase, which codes for MEESVRRSLGRSFGSTAADYERSRPDYPQAAAEWLLAGLDDSPRARAGWPATVVELAAGTGKFTRSLVAAGHDVIAVEPAQPMLDRLVRAVPEAVAVRGVAERIPLADSSADAVLVAQAFHWFDTEPSLAEIARVLRPGGMFGLVWNYRDESVPWVRQLSRLLGSDRQQTGHAEELIEKLEWSRLFTPPKRTIFRMWQRLDRQGLVRLVASRSYVSTMSPADREDLLFNVGQLFDVTARQPDGLLLPYTTICYRAGVRKW